One Natrinema halophilum genomic window carries:
- a CDS encoding calcium-binding protein: MKKGAATASAVALGTAATAGTATAQETVAALVFSYDYFPGSDFTVVSPLQQSTTVDVLQVDGETVDEITQPDEYDGHVIRYDDGGENAGVTTFLFTQDGLSSGDSGTMGQDAQMFSSDLNLLETSINGGNGGDGGDGGDGGGDTAGNETGGGGGGN; the protein is encoded by the coding sequence ATGAAAAAAGGAGCTGCTACCGCAAGCGCGGTCGCGCTCGGCACAGCCGCTACCGCTGGAACAGCCACCGCACAGGAGACGGTTGCCGCTCTGGTGTTCTCCTACGACTACTTCCCGGGATCGGACTTCACGGTCGTCTCCCCTCTCCAGCAGAGTACGACCGTCGACGTGCTACAGGTCGACGGAGAAACGGTCGACGAGATCACCCAACCCGACGAATACGACGGGCACGTGATCCGGTACGACGACGGTGGAGAAAATGCGGGTGTGACGACGTTCCTCTTCACGCAGGACGGCCTGAGTTCCGGTGATAGCGGAACGATGGGCCAAGACGCCCAGATGTTCAGTTCCGATCTGAACTTACTCGAGACGTCTATCAACGGTGGCAACGGTGGCGATGGCGGCGACGGTGGCGATGGCGGTGGCGACACCGCGGGCAACGAAACCGGCGGCGGTGGCGGCGGCAACTGA
- a CDS encoding dihydrofolate reductase, whose product MSDDDRSVPDTTRELVGIVALADNQVIGVDGEMPWHIPADLEHFKETTDDHPVIMGRVTYEGIIETLGEPLPGRTTVVLTSRDLETPDGAVVARTIEDALEAADTAARDRHGGTDRIFVAGGATVYEQFLPAIDRLIVTEVHDDPEGDTHFPEWDRSRWEETSRDERDGFAFVEYVRTR is encoded by the coding sequence ATGAGCGACGACGACCGATCGGTCCCCGACACTACCCGGGAACTCGTCGGTATCGTCGCCCTCGCGGACAACCAGGTCATCGGCGTAGACGGTGAGATGCCCTGGCACATCCCCGCAGATCTCGAGCACTTCAAAGAAACCACCGACGATCACCCGGTCATCATGGGGCGGGTGACCTACGAAGGGATTATCGAGACGCTCGGCGAGCCCTTACCAGGGCGAACGACGGTCGTATTGACGAGTCGCGACCTCGAGACGCCCGACGGCGCTGTAGTCGCTCGTACTATCGAGGACGCCCTCGAGGCGGCCGACACGGCCGCACGAGACCGTCACGGCGGTACCGACCGAATCTTCGTTGCCGGCGGGGCGACCGTGTACGAGCAGTTCTTGCCCGCCATCGACCGCTTGATCGTCACGGAAGTCCACGACGACCCAGAGGGCGATACGCACTTTCCGGAGTGGGATCGGAGTCGGTGGGAGGAGACGTCTCGAGACGAGCGCGACGGTTTTGCGTTCGTGGAGTACGTTCGCACTCGCTGA
- a CDS encoding calcium-binding protein — translation MTETNHDSEHDGTERSFVKKKTIAAGTAGTAAIGATAAAQETNADEVLVFSYDYFPGGSFEVISELQQNTVVDMLVVGGETVDEISQPDEWSGYVIRYDMENDEAAGVTTFLFTRSEDLSVDDSESLGEDAQMFSPALNLLAADLD, via the coding sequence ATGACGGAGACAAATCACGATAGCGAACACGATGGTACAGAACGGTCGTTCGTCAAAAAGAAGACGATAGCTGCAGGCACCGCTGGAACCGCTGCGATCGGTGCAACGGCCGCCGCACAGGAAACCAACGCCGACGAAGTGCTGGTGTTCTCCTACGATTACTTCCCAGGCGGCAGTTTCGAGGTCATTTCTGAACTCCAACAGAATACGGTCGTCGACATGCTGGTGGTCGGCGGCGAAACGGTCGACGAGATCTCCCAGCCTGACGAATGGTCCGGGTATGTCATCCGCTACGACATGGAAAACGACGAAGCCGCAGGTGTCACGACGTTCCTCTTTACGAGAAGCGAAGACCTGAGCGTAGACGACTCCGAATCGCTCGGAGAGGATGCACAGATGTTTAGTCCGGCACTCAATCTTCTCGCCGCGGACCTGGATTAA
- the thyA gene encoding thymidylate synthase yields the protein MRQYLELVDAVLTSGTHKPNRTGVDTISSFSEHYEVDLREGYPLLTTKEMDGYRWNSMLHEVCWYLSGEEHVRNLREETKIWDAWADDDGRLDTAYGRFWRRFPVPAESAQLEGESWPDESHRWITEEPDGRRTFDQLQYVIDTLSDTPNSRRLVVNAWHPANAAVSTLPPCHYTFVFNVQGDRLNCHLTQRSGDTALGVPFNLAAYSLLTKVIAQQTGFEPGTFAHTVVDAHVYCGRGARGDWYADNLDALQSRLATVDEREEYRDVRAWLESEAPAEAAGDERLDHVPGLLEQLSREPRSRPTLEVADVSIDELAYEDVELRDYESHEGIEFSVAE from the coding sequence ATGCGACAGTACCTCGAGCTCGTCGACGCGGTCCTCACGAGCGGGACCCACAAGCCGAACCGGACCGGCGTCGACACGATTTCGTCGTTCAGCGAACACTACGAGGTTGACCTGCGGGAGGGATATCCGCTGCTTACGACGAAAGAGATGGACGGCTACCGCTGGAACTCGATGCTCCACGAGGTCTGCTGGTACCTCTCCGGTGAGGAACACGTTCGGAACCTCCGCGAGGAAACCAAAATCTGGGATGCGTGGGCCGACGATGACGGCCGATTGGATACGGCTTACGGCCGCTTCTGGCGACGCTTTCCGGTTCCGGCGGAAAGCGCACAACTCGAGGGGGAATCGTGGCCCGACGAAAGCCATCGGTGGATCACGGAGGAACCCGACGGTCGCCGGACGTTCGACCAGTTGCAGTACGTAATCGACACGCTGTCCGATACGCCCAATTCACGGCGGCTCGTCGTCAACGCCTGGCATCCAGCGAACGCGGCCGTCTCGACGCTTCCCCCGTGTCACTACACGTTCGTCTTCAACGTACAGGGCGATCGACTGAACTGCCACCTGACCCAACGGTCGGGGGACACCGCCCTCGGGGTTCCGTTCAACCTCGCAGCCTATTCACTGCTGACCAAGGTTATCGCCCAGCAAACCGGCTTCGAACCCGGTACCTTCGCTCACACCGTCGTCGACGCGCACGTCTACTGCGGTCGCGGCGCACGCGGTGACTGGTACGCGGACAATCTCGACGCGCTACAGTCTCGACTGGCCACCGTCGACGAGCGAGAGGAGTATCGCGACGTAAGAGCGTGGCTCGAGTCCGAAGCACCGGCCGAAGCGGCGGGCGACGAGCGACTCGATCACGTCCCCGGCCTGCTCGAGCAACTCTCCCGGGAGCCACGTTCACGCCCGACGCTCGAGGTGGCCGACGTATCGATCGACGAATTAGCCTACGAGGACGTCGAACTTCGGGACTACGAGTCACACGAGGGCATCGAGTTTTCGGTGGCCGAATGA